The Astyanax mexicanus isolate ESR-SI-001 chromosome 14, AstMex3_surface, whole genome shotgun sequence genome window below encodes:
- the LOC125781065 gene encoding fibrillin-3, producing the protein MDCFAHQTVLFLALIAFHVGQALRCACTKELRKCASIHETPADFNSVQVKCRTLGGELMRAGAASSNDTIAALLNGTSGSFWTGLETKGKEMCLSVSSGKKWTETECKGKLDGFICAGISWDTCWVKMTTQAILLNNEDCSLGPCEHNCKDVRNGYACTCMNKYRPALKDPRCCEYFCLTPTCKLLCISDSVCVCPTGYVVDDGQICTDIDECASNHNCAHNCTNTLGSYECSCEKDYVLVNGTACVLSVDPWLPPPTAAGSPFITPALNYTSGRVTLAGPGEYVGITVFIIAALVGLVLLVRYLRSRKTEENLKDCDVLADTQQTL; encoded by the coding sequence ATGGACTGCTTTGCTCATCAGACCGTTCTGTTCCTCGCGCTGATCGCCTTCCACGTGGGACAGGCGCTGCGCTGCGCGTGCACGAAGGAGCTAAGAAAGTGCGCGAGCATCCACGAAACGCCGGCAGACTTTAACAGCGTCCAGGTTAAGTGCAGAACGCTGGGAGGCGAGTTAATGCGAGCTGGGGCTGCATCGTCCAACGATACCATCGCTGCCCTGCTCAACGGCACGAGCGGATCCTTCTGGACTGGACTGGAAACAAAAGGAAAGGAAATGTGCTTGTCCGTTTCCAGCGGCAAGAAATGGACAGAAACGGAGTGCAAAGGAAAACTGGACGGGTTCATATGTGCTGGAATTAGCTGGGACACCTGCTGGGTGAAAATGACCACACAAGCCATACTGCTTAACAACGAAGACTGCAGTCTGGGTCCATGCGAGCACAACTGCAAGGACGTGCGCAATGGATACGCGTGCACGTGCATGAATAAATACAGGCCTGCTCTAAAGGACCCTCGATGCTGCGAGTACTTCTGTTTAACTCCCACCTGCAAGTTGTTGTGCATATCTGACTCTGTCTGCGTGTGCCCCACCGGCTACGTGGTAGATGACGGTCAGATTTGCACGGATATAGACGAGTGTGCGTCCAACCACAACTGTGCGCATAACTGCACGAACACCCTCGGGAGTTACGAGTGTTCCTGCGAAAAAGACTATGTTCTCGTAAACGGCACCGCGTGCGTTTTAAGTGTCGACCCCTGGTTACCCCCTCCAACCGCAGCTGGAAGCCCGTTTATCACCCCCGCTCTGAACTACACCTCGGGGCGCGTGACCCTGGCCGGCCCGGGAGAATACGTAGGAATCACTGTGTTTATCATTGCTGCGCTCGTCGGTCTGGTACTGCTCGTACGCTATTTGCGTTCACGCAAAACTGAGGAAAACCTGAAGGACTGCGATGTCCTGGCCGACACTCAGCAAACTCTGTAG